Proteins co-encoded in one Gossypium arboreum isolate Shixiya-1 chromosome 11, ASM2569848v2, whole genome shotgun sequence genomic window:
- the LOC108471191 gene encoding protein POLYCHOME produces MAESRDRLGRAVDIAEVFARRRSGPLGILSDESMDLLGSPVRQSVTRRSMGVVGVTTSTARGVGLRRGGSFGTPRIGIRRSRNLYRSTGRENASVTPSPLGRGRGRGTGSVLPSWYPRTPLRDITAVVRAIERRRARLGDGEGQIVETPILPHDETILGSNMSSVAQLEHIFSTPASTTRLKPCPPSVRNVSKILLNVTNQKHEESSEELLTPQKKLLNSIDTVEKAVMEELNKMKKTPSAKKAERQHKVRTLMSMR; encoded by the exons ATGGCGGAGTCAAGAGATAGACTCGGGAGAGCCGTTGATATAGCGGAAGTCTTCGCTCGAAGACGGTCTGGGCCTTTGGGGATTCTCTCAGATGAATCGATGGATCTTTTAGGCTCTCCCGTTCGACAATCAGTCACGCGTAGGTCAATGGGTGTTGTTGGTGTTACTACTTCGACGGCGCGTGGTGTAGGGCTCCGACGAGGTGGCAGTTTTGGGACTCCGAGAATAGGTATTCGACGTAGCCGGAATCTTTATCGATCGACCGGAAGAGAGAATGCTTCGGTGACACCGAGTCCCTTGGGCCGTGGAAGAGGTCGTGGTACGGGTAGTGTGTTACCTTCTTGGTACCCAAGAACTCCTCTTAGAGATATCACTGCAGTTGTAAGG GCCATCGAAAGGAGGAGAGCTCGTTTAGGAGATGGTGAAGGCCAAATAGTAGAGACCCCAATACTACCACATGATGAAACTATTCTTGGTTCAAACATGTCATCAGTTGCTCAACTCGAGCACATTTTCTCAACACCAGCTTCAACTACTAGATTGAAGCCTTGTCCTCCATCGGTACGGAATGTATCGAAGATATTGCTCAATGTTACGAACCAGAAACATGAGGAATCTTCGGAGGAGCTTCTTACACCTCAAAAGAAGCTCTTGAATTCCATTGACACTGTGGAGAAAGCTGTGATGGAAGAACTAAACAAAATGAAAAAGACCCCAAGTGCTAAGAAAGCTGAACGACAACACAAGGTCCGAACATTAATGTCGATGCGGTGA
- the LOC108473522 gene encoding 60S ribosomal protein L6-1-like gives MAAERKTPIKTRNPDLIRGVGKYSRSKMYHKRGLWAIKAKNGGVFPRHEPNPKPTTAVEKPPKFYPADDVKKPLLNKRKTKPTKLRASITPGTVLILLAGRFMGKRVVFLKQLSSGLLLVTGPFKINGVPLRRVNQSYVIATSTKIDISGVNLDKFDDKYFAKEVENKKKKTEGEFFEAEKEDKKKLPEDKKEDQKAVDAFLIKSIDGVPELKAYLAARFSLKSGMKPHELVF, from the exons ATGGCGGCCGAAAGGAAAACCCCAATCAAGACCCGAAACCCAGATCTAATTCGCGGTGTGGGTAAGTACTCAAGGTCTAAAATGTACCACAAGCGTGGCCTTTGGGCAATCAAGGCCAAAAACGGCGGCGTTTTCCCCCGCCACGAACCCAATCCCAAACCCACCACTGCCGTCGAGAAGCCTCCTAAGTTTTACCCCGCCGACGATGTCAAGAAACCGCTTCTTAATAAGCGCAAGACCAAACCCACCAAACTcag ggcTAGCATTACTCCAGGAACGGTATTGATTTTGTTGGCTGGGAGATTTATGGGAAAGAGAGTTGTTTTCTTGAAGCAACTCAGCTCTGGGCTCCTTTTGGTTACTG GACCATTCAAGATTAACGGTGTTCCTCTACGGCGTGTGAACCAATCCTACGTCATTGCCACTTCCACCAAGATCGACATCTCCGGGGTTAACCTAGACAAGTTCGATGACAAGTACTTCGCCAAGGAAGTAgaaaacaagaagaagaaaacCGAGGGAGAGTTTTTCGAAGCTGAGAAAGAG GACAAGAAGAAACTACCCGAAGATAAGAAAGAAGATCAGAAGGCCGTCGATGCCTTTTTGATAAAGTCGATCGATGGAGTCCCGGAATTGAAAGCCTACCTTGCCGCTAGGTTTTCGCTCAAATCCGGCATGAAACCTCATGAGCTTGTCTTCTAG
- the LOC108473521 gene encoding squamosa promoter-binding-like protein 17, with protein MEMGSSSLSDSGGSSIDSLNNNALKLGRNIYFNDSSAAVNDGPATMKTQSPPSQRPLGCKKPRAGGMIHGGQPPRCQVEGCEVDLSDVKAYYARHKVCVTHSKSPKAIVAGIEQRFCQQCSRFHQLPEFDKVKRSCRRRLAGHNERRRKPSPGSLFPPHFGRLSSSVIESNGRGRSFILDFTAYSRVSGKDACPTMRSLDRIPGNQNTAPGKSLQHHHPWPNNSENPSSGDIFLQGSLGGTGFSSTTTSQGEWFTGVSDSSCALSLLSNQPWGSKNRASALGVNDMMNTEPMPHGTFVNPYLQTSEPADAQHFGRLELPQQNSVQHMELEQHSRSFDTSAQYVHWSL; from the exons AAATATCTACTTCAATGATTCCTCCGCCGCTGTCAACGATGGTCCTGCTACTATGAAGACTCAATCACCACCGTCACAGCGACCTCTGGGTTGTAAGAAACCTAGGGCTGGTGGGATGATTCACGGTGGTCAACCACCGAGGTGTCAAGTAGAAGGGTGTGAAGTGGATCTGAGTGATGTTAAGGCTTATTATGCAAGGCATAAAGTTTGTGTTACTCATTCAAAATCACCTAAAGCCATTGTTGCTGGTATTGAACAAAGGTTTTGTCAGCAGTGTAGCAGGTTTCAC CAGCTTCCTGAATTTGACAAAGTGAAACGGAGTTGCCGTAGACGGCTAGCTGGTCACAACGAGCGTCGCAGAAAACCATCGCCTGGATCATTATTTCCCCCTCATTTCGGCAGGCTATCTTCATCTGTTATCG AAAGCAATGGTCGAGGTAGAAGCTTTATCTTGGATTTCACGGCTTATTCAAGGGTTTCCGGAAAAGATGCATGCCCAACAATGAGATCGTTGGACCGCATACCTGGAAATCAAAACACAGCTCCGGGAAAGTCACTTCAACATCATCATCCGTGGCCAAACAACTCGGAGAATCCTTCTTCGGGTGATATTTTCCTTCAAGGTTCACTAGGAGGGACCGGTTTTTCCAGTACCACAACTTCTCAAGGAGAATGGTTCACGGGAGTTAGTGACTCTAGCTGTGCTCTCTCTCTTCTGTCAAATCAACCATGGGGCTCCAAAAACCGAGCTTCGGCTCTTGGTGTTAACGACATGATGAACACCGAACCAATGCCCCATGGCACATTCGTAAACCCGTATTTGCAAACCTCGGAGCCTGCTGATGCTCAACATTTCGGCAGGCTTGAGTTGCCTCAGCAAAACAGCGTGCAACACATGGAACTTGAGCAGCACTCCAGATCATTTGACACATCGGCACAGTATGTTCACTGGTCACTCTAA